One Porphyromonas pogonae genomic region harbors:
- a CDS encoding ABC-F family ATP-binding cassette domain-containing protein yields the protein MISINNVTVDFGSKVLFDDVSFVISPKDRIALVGKNGAGKSTLLKLIMGINEPTSGNIACVKGITLGYLPQVMTFRENNTVYEECETAFGHIKQLEDEVDSLTEEMSSRTDYESESYQDLIQHFSNVTDKLSIFQTGNYHALIEKTLMGLGFDRTDFHRPTSEFSGGWRMRIELAKILLQKPDVLLLDEPTNHLDIESIQWLEKFIAGSSSALLLISHDRAFIDATTNRTIEIEMGRIYDYKTNYSHYVKLREERLEQQRRAYENQQKVIQDTEDFIERFRYKATKSVQVQSRIKQLEKIERIELDEIDRQAMHFKFIPAVRSGSYPVICEDLRKSYDDKIVFEHANITIKRGDKVAFVGKNGSGKSTMVKCIMGLIHDYQGELKIGHNVEIGYFSQTQNAELDNNLSIYETIDREAVGDIRLRINDLLGAFMFGGETAEKKVKVLSGGERGRLSIIKLLLKPANLLILDEPTNHLDMRSKDVLKEAISNFDGTVIVVSHDREFLDGLVSRVYEFACHTVIEHLGGIYDWINSKAALEADSGQTSSKNVTQSSDMSCSQIDYRKQKEEARAKKSLEKELKQIESDIERLDDAIKDIELKLQDPKNLTDGVMYKQYDALKKEQNLLLTKWEQISLSLG from the coding sequence ATGATTTCCATCAATAACGTAACAGTTGATTTTGGTTCGAAAGTATTATTTGATGATGTAAGTTTTGTAATCTCTCCCAAAGATCGCATTGCCTTGGTAGGTAAGAACGGTGCAGGCAAATCTACTTTGCTCAAACTTATCATGGGGATCAATGAACCCACCTCCGGCAATATAGCTTGTGTCAAAGGAATAACTTTGGGCTATCTGCCACAGGTGATGACTTTCAGAGAGAACAATACCGTATATGAGGAGTGCGAGACGGCTTTTGGGCACATTAAACAGCTCGAGGACGAAGTCGACTCTCTTACTGAAGAGATGTCTTCTCGCACAGACTATGAGTCTGAGTCTTATCAAGATCTTATACAACATTTCTCTAACGTTACGGATAAGCTATCTATATTCCAAACCGGTAATTACCATGCCCTAATAGAAAAAACTTTGATGGGATTGGGTTTTGATAGGACCGATTTTCATAGACCTACCTCAGAATTTAGTGGCGGGTGGCGTATGCGTATTGAATTAGCCAAGATATTACTACAAAAACCGGATGTGCTATTGCTCGACGAACCTACCAATCACTTGGATATAGAATCCATCCAATGGTTGGAAAAGTTTATTGCAGGTAGTTCATCAGCTTTGTTGCTTATCTCGCATGACAGAGCTTTTATTGATGCTACTACTAACAGGACTATCGAGATAGAAATGGGGCGGATATATGACTACAAAACCAATTACAGCCACTATGTAAAGCTTCGTGAAGAACGTCTTGAGCAACAAAGGCGTGCTTATGAGAACCAGCAAAAGGTTATCCAGGATACGGAAGACTTTATTGAACGTTTCAGATACAAGGCTACAAAATCGGTACAAGTGCAAAGCCGTATCAAGCAATTGGAAAAAATAGAGCGTATAGAGTTGGATGAGATTGATCGGCAGGCTATGCATTTCAAATTTATTCCTGCAGTACGTTCTGGAAGTTACCCGGTTATTTGTGAAGATCTCAGAAAGTCTTACGACGATAAGATTGTTTTTGAGCATGCTAATATTACTATCAAACGTGGCGATAAAGTCGCTTTTGTGGGCAAAAACGGATCGGGCAAGTCCACTATGGTTAAATGTATCATGGGACTTATCCATGATTATCAAGGAGAATTAAAAATAGGCCATAATGTAGAGATCGGATACTTCTCCCAAACTCAAAATGCTGAGCTTGACAATAATCTGAGCATCTATGAGACTATCGACCGTGAAGCTGTAGGCGATATCCGTTTACGTATTAACGATCTTCTCGGAGCCTTTATGTTTGGTGGTGAAACAGCGGAAAAAAAGGTGAAAGTGCTGAGTGGAGGAGAGCGTGGAAGACTCTCTATTATCAAACTTTTGCTCAAACCTGCCAATCTCCTTATATTGGACGAACCTACCAATCACTTGGACATGCGCTCAAAAGATGTGCTCAAGGAAGCCATTTCTAATTTTGATGGAACAGTGATTGTCGTTTCACACGACCGTGAATTCCTTGATGGCTTGGTCTCAAGAGTATATGAATTTGCTTGTCACACAGTCATAGAACATTTGGGAGGTATATATGATTGGATTAATAGTAAGGCTGCTTTAGAAGCTGATAGTGGTCAAACTTCTTCTAAAAATGTAACACAGAGCTCTGATATGAGTTGTTCTCAGATCGATTATCGCAAACAAAAAGAGGAAGCAAGAGCCAAAAAGAGTTTGGAAAAAGAGCTCAAGCAGATCGAAAGTGATATCGAGCGATTGGATGATGCGATAAAGGATATTGAATTGAAATTACAAGATCCCAAAAACCTTACTGATGGGGTAATGTATAAACAATATGACGCTTTGAAAAAGGAACAAAATTTACTTTTGACCAAATGGGAACAAATTTCCTTAAGTTTGGGTTAA
- a CDS encoding tetratricopeptide repeat protein — protein MRRLRNFLMMLSAVLYGSFSLSAQIDVNRVMSIGRNALYFEDYVVSIGYFNQVIATRPWMAEPYFYRSVAKISLDDFSGADQDASQAIERNAFISKSYLVRGIARQNQKRYEEAKADYIKGLSLTPDNLGMNYNLAVVYMALKKYKEAHKQIDELRRFSKKNTQVLLLKSQLYLEEKDTTNSKKLLDTLISQDAFDDAPYAMRSQINYTKNKYKEALKDIDKAIELNGDELSYHTNKGIMLYQLNDLKGSMTEYSYVLSKNPVDKIALFNRALLRAYVGELNGAVEDLDNLIKLTPDNYIAIYNRGLLLAQIGSHKKAIADFNTVIGKYPHFYQGFIARSQSKRMIKDLAGADRDYWHAYDMQADLKKKSPQRQKENALEAAGKKEKETRTEDDNTIDKFNLLVVSEPSATPKVTYKNQLRGRIQDRDVMIQSRGMFALTYYDKSETDLTPVSYYAKELDDINKKNILPKRLILSNKEASLTGEQMAFHQQDIQQISDKVENNEILLIRRGIDYLLMQNHDQAIEDLSNALKINPSNVVALFERAVATVKKQEAEHSRINIEENAVKEKFVVTNKNSMGVTLPQDAKKFDSQLSLVLYNPMKDIDEVIRLAPDFAYAYYNRAYIFAQNKDVEHAIADYTKAISLNPKFGEAYFNRGLLYLSKGEATKGKKDLSTAGEYGVYESYNIIKRMNSK, from the coding sequence ATGAGAAGACTGCGTAATTTTTTAATGATGTTAAGTGCCGTTTTGTATGGATCTTTTTCATTATCGGCTCAGATCGACGTAAACAGAGTAATGTCTATAGGACGCAATGCTTTGTATTTTGAAGATTACGTAGTCTCAATAGGGTATTTCAATCAAGTTATTGCTACTCGTCCATGGATGGCAGAGCCGTATTTTTATCGCTCTGTGGCAAAGATTAGCTTGGATGATTTCAGTGGGGCTGACCAAGATGCTTCACAAGCTATTGAGCGCAATGCTTTTATTTCGAAATCTTATCTCGTAAGGGGAATAGCCCGGCAGAACCAAAAACGGTATGAAGAGGCAAAAGCTGATTATATCAAGGGCCTTTCGCTTACGCCTGATAACTTGGGCATGAATTATAACTTGGCTGTAGTGTACATGGCGTTGAAAAAATATAAAGAAGCCCATAAGCAGATAGATGAACTGCGTAGGTTCTCCAAAAAGAATACGCAAGTCCTACTCTTGAAATCTCAATTGTATTTAGAAGAAAAAGATACGACCAATTCTAAAAAGTTATTGGACACTTTGATCTCACAGGATGCTTTTGATGATGCTCCGTATGCTATGAGGTCCCAGATCAATTATACCAAAAACAAATACAAAGAGGCTCTTAAGGATATCGATAAGGCCATCGAACTCAATGGTGATGAGCTTTCTTACCATACCAATAAAGGTATTATGCTCTATCAATTGAATGACCTCAAAGGCTCTATGACTGAGTACTCTTATGTTTTGTCCAAAAATCCTGTGGATAAAATAGCTTTGTTCAACAGAGCTCTTTTGAGGGCTTATGTGGGTGAACTCAATGGGGCTGTTGAAGATCTTGATAATCTCATTAAACTGACCCCTGACAATTACATTGCTATATATAACAGAGGGTTACTGCTCGCACAAATAGGAAGTCATAAAAAAGCCATTGCAGACTTTAACACCGTGATAGGGAAGTATCCCCATTTTTATCAAGGGTTTATTGCACGGTCTCAGTCGAAACGAATGATTAAAGACCTTGCGGGTGCAGATAGAGACTATTGGCATGCTTACGACATGCAAGCTGATTTGAAGAAAAAGTCACCGCAGAGACAAAAAGAAAATGCATTGGAAGCTGCGGGTAAGAAAGAGAAAGAAACCCGTACAGAAGATGATAATACGATAGACAAGTTTAATCTTTTGGTTGTATCAGAACCTTCTGCTACTCCCAAGGTAACTTATAAAAATCAGTTGCGTGGGCGTATTCAGGATCGGGATGTGATGATACAGTCCCGAGGAATGTTTGCTCTTACTTATTACGATAAGTCGGAAACGGATCTTACTCCTGTAAGTTATTATGCCAAAGAATTGGACGATATCAACAAGAAGAACATATTGCCGAAGCGATTGATCTTGTCCAATAAGGAGGCCTCACTTACGGGCGAGCAGATGGCTTTCCACCAGCAAGACATTCAGCAAATATCAGACAAAGTCGAGAATAATGAGATATTATTGATTCGCAGAGGTATTGATTACTTGTTGATGCAAAATCATGATCAGGCCATAGAAGATTTGAGCAATGCTCTCAAAATCAATCCGTCCAATGTGGTTGCTTTATTTGAGCGTGCCGTAGCTACAGTGAAAAAGCAAGAGGCGGAGCACAGCCGTATCAATATAGAAGAGAACGCTGTAAAAGAGAAGTTTGTAGTTACTAATAAGAATAGCATGGGGGTAACTTTGCCACAAGATGCCAAGAAATTTGACAGCCAGTTGTCGCTGGTATTGTATAACCCAATGAAAGATATTGACGAAGTAATCAGGCTGGCCCCTGACTTTGCATACGCTTATTACAATAGGGCTTACATCTTTGCTCAAAACAAAGACGTGGAGCATGCTATTGCAGATTACACCAAAGCTATTAGCCTCAACCCTAAATTTGGAGAGGCATATTTCAATCGTGGATTGCTATATCTCTCAAAAGGAGAGGCTACAAAAGGTAAAAAAGACTTGAGTACGGCAGGCGAATACGGTGTGTATGAGTCGTACAATATTATTAAAAGGATGAATAGCAAATGA
- the def gene encoding peptide deformylase, with amino-acid sequence MNLPIYLYGHPVLREVSEDIDKDYPELEELIKNMKETMYHSDGIGLAAPQIGRDIRLIVIDASPMAEDFPECKDFKRVLINAKITDYSDNDVVEYEGCLSVPGIHEKVSRPDGITLEYDDENFVHHREELSGFAARVVQHEYDHIEGKIFIDHISPIRKQLIKAKVLNIMKGKVNPGYRVVSAPQNKKK; translated from the coding sequence ATGAATCTACCTATATATTTATACGGACACCCCGTACTCAGGGAAGTATCTGAAGATATTGATAAAGACTATCCTGAACTTGAGGAGCTTATCAAGAACATGAAAGAAACGATGTATCACTCTGATGGAATTGGTCTGGCTGCACCTCAGATTGGACGGGATATCCGCCTTATAGTTATAGATGCTTCGCCTATGGCTGAGGATTTTCCTGAATGTAAAGATTTCAAAAGAGTACTGATCAATGCCAAAATCACTGATTATTCCGATAATGATGTGGTGGAGTATGAAGGATGTTTGAGTGTTCCGGGGATACATGAAAAGGTATCTCGTCCTGACGGTATAACTTTGGAATATGATGATGAAAACTTTGTGCATCACCGTGAAGAGCTTAGCGGATTTGCGGCTCGCGTAGTGCAACATGAGTATGACCACATAGAGGGTAAGATTTTTATAGATCATATATCACCTATCAGAAAGCAACTCATCAAGGCAAAAGTTTTAAATATCATGAAGGGTAAAGTGAATCCTGGTTATAGAGTAGTATCGGCTCCTCAAAATAAAAAGAAATAG
- the ruvX gene encoding Holliday junction resolvase RuvX: MGRILSIDYGRKRCGIAVTDVLQIVPGGLATVSTHTLPDFLREYFAKEPVDKVVLGHPKQMNFEDSESMKYIKPFVNWFEKTFPTIPIIMLDERFTSKIAQRAIIDAGIKKERRQKDKGLVDEVSAVILLQSYMESTGFLK; the protein is encoded by the coding sequence CGATTGATTATGGCAGAAAGAGATGTGGTATTGCTGTGACCGATGTGTTACAGATAGTACCCGGCGGATTGGCTACGGTAAGTACCCATACCCTGCCGGATTTTCTAAGAGAATATTTTGCCAAAGAGCCCGTTGATAAAGTAGTGCTGGGACATCCTAAACAAATGAATTTTGAAGATTCTGAATCGATGAAGTACATAAAGCCTTTTGTAAACTGGTTTGAGAAGACATTCCCCACAATACCCATCATCATGCTTGACGAGCGTTTTACATCGAAAATAGCACAACGAGCTATTATCGATGCGGGTATCAAGAAAGAGAGAAGACAAAAAGACAAAGGCTTGGTGGATGAAGTAAGTGCTGTGATACTTTTGCAGAGCTATATGGAATCCACCGGGTTTCTCAAATGA